A genome region from Alkalimarinus coralli includes the following:
- the rlmF gene encoding 23S rRNA (adenine(1618)-N(6))-methyltransferase RlmF has product MKANRGSNLKANKSQGKGSLHPRNIHRGRYDLERLCQACPELKAHIKPNPKGDNTIDFSDQKAVLSLNRALLAYYYKVTHWQIPDGYLCPPIPGRADYIHYVADLLEQSAPLHHIDTTKGDRPKNGVVSGKTIAQSGKTGVSSGKGIKVLDIGTGANCIYPIIGSQSYGWHFTATDIDPVSVAAATCIVESNRCLKDKVTVKLQKDPQSIFKGIITANDRFALTLCNPPFHSSMADATAGSRRKWKNLNKTSKNDAQNSTEPALNFGGQKAELWCKGGEIAFLTRMVKESVGYGHQVGWFTSLVSKRENVKPLKAMLRKSGAKQVKVVEMAQGQKISRLIAWTFHV; this is encoded by the coding sequence TTGAAAGCAAACCGTGGCTCGAACCTGAAAGCAAATAAATCTCAAGGCAAAGGATCGTTACACCCGAGAAACATTCACCGCGGGCGCTACGACCTTGAGAGGCTTTGCCAAGCCTGCCCGGAGCTGAAGGCCCATATCAAGCCCAACCCGAAAGGCGATAACACCATTGATTTCAGCGATCAAAAAGCGGTGCTGTCGCTCAATAGGGCCTTGCTTGCTTATTACTATAAAGTCACCCACTGGCAAATTCCTGATGGCTATCTTTGTCCTCCCATTCCTGGCAGGGCTGATTATATCCACTATGTGGCAGACTTGTTAGAACAGTCTGCGCCGCTTCACCATATAGACACCACGAAGGGGGACCGGCCAAAAAATGGCGTAGTTTCTGGCAAAACTATCGCACAGTCCGGCAAAACTGGCGTATCGTCCGGAAAAGGTATAAAGGTACTGGATATTGGTACCGGGGCTAACTGCATTTATCCGATTATTGGTAGCCAGTCTTATGGCTGGCACTTTACGGCGACAGATATCGACCCTGTTTCAGTAGCTGCAGCGACATGTATTGTTGAATCGAACCGCTGTTTAAAAGACAAGGTTACGGTGAAATTGCAGAAAGACCCTCAGTCAATTTTTAAAGGGATTATTACCGCAAATGACCGATTCGCCCTGACACTCTGCAATCCGCCTTTTCACTCATCCATGGCAGACGCGACAGCGGGCAGCCGACGCAAATGGAAGAACCTGAATAAAACATCAAAGAATGACGCGCAAAATAGCACAGAACCAGCGCTTAACTTTGGTGGCCAAAAGGCAGAGCTTTGGTGCAAAGGGGGAGAAATAGCGTTTTTAACCCGCATGGTTAAAGAGAGTGTTGGTTATGGTCATCAGGTCGGTTGGTTTACGAGCCTGGTATCAAAGAGGGAGAATGTTAAGCCATTAAAGGCAATGCTGCGTAAGTCAGGTGCTAAGCAGGTTAAGGTGGTGGAAATGGCTCAGGGACAAAAGATCAGTCGTCTGATCGCGTGGACTTTTCACGTTTGA
- a CDS encoding acyltransferase, protein MLSFLPNWFRGLLAFTLIVANTFFWLPFLLFGTFLKLALPVKAIRKLMTLLLIEIANAWVAFNSAILSLTQKINWHVTGVKGLKKNDWYFVNCNHQSWTDIPVVQKVLNRKIPMLKFFLKQELIWVPIMGVCWWALDFPFMKRYSREYLKKHPEMKGKDLETTRIACEKFKTTPVAVFNFLEGTRFTPAKHAKQQSPYINLLNPKFGGAAFVMGSMGEQMHTMLDITIYYPEGPQGIWGLLTGKVKNIVVDVKEVPIPETLRGKDYSQDPVFKAEFQAWITGIWQNKDQLIEHFKASEVSSLGNSMTQHLNQS, encoded by the coding sequence ATGCTAAGCTTTCTTCCTAATTGGTTCAGAGGTCTGTTGGCGTTTACACTAATTGTCGCAAACACCTTTTTTTGGCTTCCTTTCCTTTTATTCGGAACATTCCTCAAGCTTGCGCTTCCAGTTAAGGCTATTCGAAAATTAATGACCCTCCTGCTTATTGAGATCGCCAATGCCTGGGTCGCATTCAATAGTGCAATTCTGTCACTCACGCAAAAGATAAACTGGCACGTCACCGGGGTAAAAGGCCTGAAGAAAAACGACTGGTATTTTGTAAATTGTAACCACCAGTCATGGACCGATATTCCGGTGGTTCAAAAGGTGCTGAATAGAAAGATCCCGATGCTCAAGTTTTTCCTCAAGCAGGAACTGATCTGGGTGCCTATTATGGGGGTATGCTGGTGGGCGCTGGATTTTCCATTTATGAAGCGATACTCCCGCGAATATTTGAAAAAACACCCCGAAATGAAGGGGAAGGATCTGGAAACAACCCGTATCGCATGTGAAAAATTCAAGACCACCCCCGTAGCTGTGTTTAATTTTCTGGAAGGTACCCGGTTTACGCCAGCAAAACACGCAAAGCAGCAGTCACCATACATTAACCTGCTCAATCCAAAGTTTGGCGGTGCTGCATTTGTAATGGGAAGCATGGGCGAGCAGATGCATACCATGCTGGATATCACGATCTATTACCCGGAAGGCCCTCAGGGGATTTGGGGGTTGTTAACCGGCAAAGTAAAAAATATTGTTGTTGATGTGAAAGAGGTACCTATACCTGAGACTCTGAGAGGCAAAGACTACTCGCAAGACCCTGTGTTTAAGGCCGAGTTTCAGGCCTGGATTACCGGTATCTGGCAAAATAAAGATCAACTTATTGAACATTTCAAAGCCAGTGAAGTTTCATCACTTGGTAACAGCATGACTCAGCACTTGAACCAATCGTAA
- a CDS encoding choice-of-anchor D domain-containing protein gives MKTTNFKLNPLRVAVMGAALMAANNVAMAAPVTKALDFVCPFPLIGDQTITANITADYPEQLVLDASGAATLGEVFIDTVNIIPEKGRLGLSIVDATTITGTATSLNTFRTVVGDITNNADLVIPPTTIPTDEAGSFEVPASGTAPAQAFDSSHAGVVTLTVDDLVMDLKNLKENGQVAPAPVGEFVADCALAPGQDNTLVTFEVVGGVVIPEIPADIEVDQTSVDFGTIQLGQQTSKTIIITNAGEMDLEISRVDIAGADASVFSQNNQCSVIPGKSTCAVTVTYNASEEGPQNAVLTIESNDEVDPAVDIQLSGSGEIEVFPEIDVVQSVDFGTIAAGNSKTEVVTVNNTGGAALTISNVAVSGEGFTGVNNCSTVAAGASCSVDVTYSASIGQGTGAVTILSDDADEAETVVTLTGFGEEVIVDPCIADPDSCTPPPPGPGVELNYNVNGSSYIAANHGTIPLSGVITNDFDLASGTFVGNLLLDSTQGSFEIIQGWSRYLATAQVEFEPVGETVGTLIDGKLTAVSTAYVKLPKVTKTMFGWINWKIGGGENCRTKEPVTFTVNSLEGEDFNPLLGGKVTGTYDMPELENCGALTSILSLKMKGSGNTIELDMSPILD, from the coding sequence ATGAAAACAACAAACTTTAAACTTAACCCCTTGCGGGTAGCAGTAATGGGCGCCGCATTAATGGCTGCTAATAACGTGGCAATGGCTGCACCCGTCACCAAAGCTCTAGACTTTGTATGTCCATTTCCTTTGATCGGTGATCAAACGATTACCGCTAACATAACTGCAGACTACCCAGAGCAACTTGTTTTGGACGCAAGTGGTGCTGCTACGTTAGGTGAGGTTTTTATAGATACGGTCAATATAATCCCTGAAAAAGGTCGTTTAGGTTTGAGTATCGTTGATGCAACAACCATCACCGGTACAGCGACAAGCTTGAACACTTTTAGAACGGTTGTAGGCGACATTACCAATAACGCTGATCTTGTGATCCCTCCTACGACTATACCAACTGATGAGGCTGGCTCGTTTGAAGTGCCTGCTTCTGGCACAGCTCCAGCGCAAGCATTTGATTCATCTCACGCGGGTGTTGTAACGTTGACAGTTGATGATCTTGTTATGGATCTGAAAAACCTAAAAGAAAATGGCCAGGTTGCTCCGGCTCCTGTTGGTGAGTTTGTGGCTGATTGTGCGCTTGCACCAGGTCAGGACAATACACTGGTTACGTTTGAGGTCGTTGGTGGTGTCGTTATTCCAGAAATTCCTGCTGATATCGAAGTCGACCAGACATCAGTGGACTTCGGAACTATTCAATTGGGTCAGCAGACTAGCAAAACAATCATCATCACCAATGCCGGTGAAATGGATCTAGAAATTAGTCGAGTTGATATTGCAGGTGCAGATGCTTCTGTTTTCTCTCAGAATAACCAGTGTTCTGTTATTCCAGGTAAGTCAACCTGTGCTGTTACTGTGACGTACAACGCGTCAGAAGAAGGTCCTCAGAATGCGGTATTAACTATCGAGTCAAACGACGAGGTAGACCCAGCTGTAGACATTCAGCTTAGCGGATCAGGTGAAATCGAAGTATTCCCTGAGATTGATGTCGTTCAGTCTGTTGACTTTGGCACTATTGCAGCAGGCAATAGTAAAACTGAAGTTGTTACTGTTAATAATACCGGTGGAGCAGCACTCACGATTTCTAACGTAGCGGTTTCGGGCGAAGGCTTTACCGGCGTTAATAATTGTTCAACGGTTGCGGCTGGTGCTAGCTGTTCTGTTGATGTCACCTATTCAGCAAGTATAGGTCAGGGTACAGGCGCCGTTACAATTTTGTCTGATGATGCAGACGAAGCAGAAACCGTTGTAACCTTGACCGGTTTCGGTGAAGAAGTAATTGTTGACCCATGTATTGCAGACCCTGATAGCTGTACTCCACCACCTCCAGGCCCTGGTGTAGAGCTAAACTACAATGTAAACGGTTCATCTTATATTGCAGCCAATCACGGCACTATTCCTTTAAGCGGCGTCATTACCAATGATTTTGATCTGGCATCTGGCACGTTTGTTGGTAACCTGCTACTTGATTCAACTCAGGGGAGCTTTGAAATTATCCAAGGCTGGAGTCGCTATTTGGCGACCGCTCAAGTTGAGTTTGAGCCAGTGGGTGAAACAGTAGGCACGTTGATTGACGGTAAGTTAACGGCGGTATCTACGGCTTATGTTAAGCTACCCAAAGTGACAAAAACGATGTTTGGGTGGATTAACTGGAAAATTGGCGGTGGAGAAAATTGTCGTACCAAAGAACCCGTTACATTTACGGTCAATTCACTTGAAGGAGAGGATTTCAATCCATTGCTGGGTGGCAAGGTTACAGGTACTTATGACATGCCTGAACTTGAAAATTGCGGGGCGCTAACGAGTATTCTAAGCCTTAAAATGAAAGGTTCAGGAAATACAATCGAGTTAGATATGAGTCCTATCCTCGACTAA
- a CDS encoding sensor domain-containing diguanylate cyclase: protein MILHWTKPIVAVLLVLFLSAMMFMILGSLSLRYQTDARPVAQAGSFNLTEFDLTEQAVSLDGEWNFFPGEYLSAFQVNERLMSENTHVIELPHSWDMSEFQTVQDSAHGFGTFHLKITIGDVANPLAIRLPTIGTAYSLFVNETHLTTVGLPGTNSSNTKPAYQPKVISFSPPAKTFDLTLRVANFSYNWGGVWYSIGLGSPEVIYDEQQHSLLLSVFLSGFLFAVAAFNLILCLLRRKEVLPLLVAMICTALGVRELILNDIILLHVFPALTFSQIIIVDYLTFYLSVPLFALFIRSSFPEQFSHTVMIAMGGVSAIYIGILLVASVDLSSRLIFSFQIYSIFIVMVYLFYVLGLAMRQRKQGAIALFIGTSALAITAVNDIAYAHEIGTVGYLTSFGVMIYVLSQLYVTNMRLTEAFSLSEKLGADLEASNKELVDLTAKLESTVSERTAELRASNQQLEAMAHTDALTGLVNRYGAEMVIKQEHERFKRSGIGYSVALIDLDHFKSINDRFGHSTGDEVLVKAALCLSSSVRHQDIVIRWGGEEFVVILPNTALKGAIVVLENIRQTIKSVVIVNAEEPFSMTATIGVAEVGEDETFSMCLSRADSLLYQGKAKGRDVVVY, encoded by the coding sequence ATGATCTTGCATTGGACTAAACCCATTGTTGCCGTGTTGCTGGTTCTGTTTTTATCAGCCATGATGTTTATGATTTTGGGCTCGCTGAGTCTGCGATACCAGACCGATGCCAGACCGGTTGCTCAGGCTGGAAGCTTTAACTTAACTGAGTTTGACCTTACCGAACAGGCGGTATCACTGGATGGCGAGTGGAATTTCTTTCCCGGGGAGTATTTGTCAGCTTTCCAGGTTAATGAACGCTTGATGTCTGAAAATACTCACGTAATAGAGCTGCCGCATTCTTGGGATATGAGTGAGTTTCAAACGGTTCAGGATAGCGCTCACGGTTTTGGAACCTTCCATCTGAAAATCACTATTGGTGACGTTGCTAATCCCCTTGCGATAAGGTTACCTACGATAGGAACGGCCTATTCGCTATTTGTAAATGAAACACACTTAACCACTGTGGGTTTGCCGGGTACGAATTCGTCTAATACTAAACCTGCCTATCAACCTAAAGTTATCAGTTTTTCGCCACCTGCCAAGACATTTGATCTGACCTTGCGAGTGGCAAACTTTAGTTATAACTGGGGTGGGGTTTGGTATTCAATAGGGTTAGGTTCCCCTGAAGTCATCTATGATGAACAGCAGCACTCTTTGCTGCTCAGCGTATTTTTATCGGGTTTTCTATTCGCCGTTGCTGCGTTTAATTTGATTTTATGTCTACTGCGCAGGAAAGAGGTTTTACCTCTTTTGGTGGCAATGATATGCACCGCATTAGGTGTTAGAGAACTGATACTAAACGATATTATTCTACTTCATGTTTTTCCTGCCCTAACATTCAGCCAGATTATCATTGTTGATTACCTAACCTTCTATTTGAGTGTGCCGTTGTTTGCGCTATTCATTCGATCAAGTTTCCCGGAGCAGTTTAGTCACACTGTAATGATCGCGATGGGTGGTGTATCAGCCATTTATATTGGGATATTGCTTGTTGCCTCTGTTGACCTCTCTTCCAGACTGATTTTTAGTTTTCAAATCTATAGCATTTTTATCGTCATGGTCTATCTGTTCTACGTGTTAGGTCTGGCTATGCGTCAACGAAAACAGGGGGCGATCGCGCTATTTATCGGAACCAGTGCGCTGGCTATTACCGCAGTCAATGACATTGCTTATGCTCATGAAATCGGCACAGTAGGCTACCTTACAAGTTTTGGTGTGATGATTTACGTCTTGAGCCAGCTCTATGTAACGAATATGAGGCTGACAGAGGCGTTTAGCCTGTCTGAAAAACTAGGCGCTGATTTGGAGGCCAGCAATAAGGAGTTGGTCGACCTGACGGCTAAATTAGAGAGCACGGTATCTGAAAGAACCGCTGAATTAAGGGCTTCTAACCAGCAACTTGAAGCTATGGCGCACACTGATGCACTGACCGGGTTGGTCAATCGCTATGGTGCCGAAATGGTGATTAAACAGGAGCATGAGCGGTTCAAGCGCTCGGGAATCGGTTATTCGGTGGCGTTGATCGACCTGGATCATTTTAAATCAATTAATGATCGCTTTGGACATAGTACGGGTGATGAAGTTTTGGTTAAGGCTGCGCTATGTTTAAGTTCTTCCGTCAGGCATCAGGATATTGTTATTCGCTGGGGAGGAGAGGAGTTTGTAGTTATATTGCCCAACACAGCCCTAAAAGGCGCTATCGTCGTACTGGAAAATATCCGCCAGACGATAAAGTCTGTGGTTATTGTTAATGCAGAAGAGCCCTTTTCCATGACAGCTACCATAGGCGTTGCAGAAGTGGGTGAGGATGAAACGTTTAGTATGTGCTTAAGCAGAGCTGACTCGTTACTGTATCAAGGTAAGGCAAAAGGCCGTGATGTGGTTGTTTATTGA
- the pdxR gene encoding MocR-like pyridoxine biosynthesis transcription factor PdxR, with product MEAPSFSSFEFSSDRPLQEQLQSQLTQWICEGRLPPGTRLPSSRHLSTELGISRNTVTIVLEQLKSEGFLESVQGKGVYVSADLPRDISGPSAIRWDAKGALPELSDFGRDLNKTPLMEHGEILPFTPGIPDINSFPQKAWLQIQRTHQSRVSLLGYNGNQGYGPLRESLAEYLTLSRGVRCKADQIIITQGAQQAISLCAQLLLNEGDSVLVENPGYMGARKAFLARRAKLISCPMGEHGVDLTALQRRLNIASCHPKLMYITPTHQYPLGGILPASQRLKLLDWAAANNIWLIEDDYDSEFHYFHKPIAALQGMAEQTPVIYMGSFSKTLFPALRLGYLVVPEALVKVFVKAKSYMGGESPMLTQAVVADFISEGHFVRHLRRMRLLYQEKWLHLNHLLGTQLPQHVKPIAQSAGMHLAVEIPDVDDLALKQDFQKQGYGSSALSSYFNDKPTKTGLVLGFANTTKDQREEGISSLKGLLKRPY from the coding sequence ATGGAAGCCCCTTCGTTTTCGAGTTTTGAATTTAGCTCTGACCGTCCGTTACAGGAGCAGCTACAATCCCAGCTAACCCAGTGGATATGCGAAGGTCGATTGCCACCGGGTACCCGCCTGCCCTCTTCTCGCCATCTGTCCACTGAGCTTGGCATTAGCCGCAATACCGTGACGATTGTGCTGGAGCAGCTAAAGTCGGAGGGGTTCCTGGAGAGTGTTCAAGGCAAAGGAGTATATGTATCGGCAGACTTGCCACGTGATATTTCAGGCCCATCTGCCATTCGCTGGGATGCAAAAGGCGCACTTCCAGAACTCTCAGACTTTGGCCGCGACCTTAATAAAACACCACTCATGGAACACGGCGAAATACTGCCATTTACGCCGGGCATACCGGATATAAACTCGTTTCCTCAGAAAGCCTGGCTGCAAATACAAAGAACCCATCAGAGCCGTGTGAGTTTACTGGGCTATAACGGTAATCAGGGGTATGGGCCACTGCGGGAGTCTCTTGCAGAGTATTTAACACTCTCCCGTGGTGTACGCTGCAAAGCAGATCAGATCATCATTACTCAGGGTGCACAGCAGGCGATCTCTCTCTGTGCACAACTGCTATTAAACGAAGGGGATTCAGTTCTGGTAGAAAACCCGGGCTATATGGGGGCAAGAAAAGCATTTTTAGCACGTAGAGCTAAGTTAATATCCTGCCCAATGGGTGAGCACGGAGTAGACCTTACAGCCCTGCAACGCCGTTTAAACATAGCGTCATGTCACCCCAAACTGATGTACATCACCCCGACCCACCAGTACCCTTTAGGAGGCATTCTGCCCGCATCGCAACGGTTGAAGCTATTGGACTGGGCAGCGGCGAATAACATCTGGTTAATAGAGGATGACTACGACAGCGAGTTTCACTATTTCCACAAACCCATCGCGGCGCTACAGGGGATGGCAGAACAAACGCCCGTCATCTATATGGGCAGCTTTAGCAAAACGTTATTTCCCGCATTAAGGCTAGGTTATCTCGTGGTGCCTGAAGCGCTAGTTAAGGTTTTTGTCAAAGCTAAAAGCTATATGGGGGGCGAGTCTCCGATGCTCACACAAGCCGTTGTTGCCGATTTTATTAGCGAGGGGCATTTTGTCCGCCACCTACGCCGAATGCGGCTTCTGTATCAGGAAAAGTGGCTGCACCTCAACCACCTGCTGGGCACTCAGTTACCTCAGCATGTAAAACCCATCGCACAAAGTGCCGGTATGCATCTGGCTGTTGAGATTCCAGATGTAGACGACCTGGCACTAAAACAGGATTTTCAAAAACAGGGCTACGGCAGCTCAGCACTTTCATCATATTTTAATGACAAACCGACAAAAACGGGGCTGGTGTTGGGGTTTGCCAATACCACAAAAGATCAACGAGAAGAGGGAATTTCTTCGTTAAAGGGGCTGTTAAAAAGGCCCTATTAA
- a CDS encoding type II toxin-antitoxin system Phd/YefM family antitoxin has product MQTETVTFVKENANKLNVDEPLLVTQNGKAKYVVQSFEDYQYQQDSIALLKLVNLAEKSITKELSINDAFDID; this is encoded by the coding sequence ATGCAAACCGAAACAGTTACTTTCGTAAAAGAGAATGCTAACAAGCTTAACGTGGATGAACCTTTGTTAGTTACTCAAAATGGAAAAGCAAAATATGTGGTTCAGAGTTTTGAAGATTATCAATATCAACAGGATTCGATAGCTTTGCTTAAATTGGTAAATCTAGCGGAGAAAAGCATAACAAAAGAACTCTCGATAAATGATGCTTTTGATATAGATTAA
- a CDS encoding DEAD/DEAH box helicase — protein MSFDSLGLSAPILKAISEQGYDKPSPIQAQAIPAVIEGKDVMAAAQTGTGKTAGFTLPLLQRLSDGERAQNNQVRALVLTPTRELAAQVGESVATYGKNLPLRSAVVFGGVKINPQMMKLRKGVDVLVATPGRLLDLYSQNAIKFKQLEVLVLDEADRMLDMGFIHDIKKILALLPKNRQNLLFSATFSDDIRKLAKGLVNNPVEISVSPPNTTVKAVEQWVYPADKSKKSAMLIKLVQENKWQQVLVFSKTKHGANRLTKQLESKGITAAAIHGNKGQGARTRALADFKSGAVRVLVATDIAARGLDIDQLPQVVNFDLPNVPEDYVHRIGRTGRAGASGQAVSLVCAEELKLLSDIERLIGELLPRKEIEGFKPVEPLRETKLNTRPPKTKKPKKPKKPRVEHKDGQRSGENARGHNPRPKK, from the coding sequence ATGAGTTTTGATTCCCTGGGCCTTTCTGCTCCTATTCTTAAAGCCATATCCGAACAAGGCTATGACAAACCTTCGCCCATTCAGGCACAAGCGATTCCGGCGGTCATTGAAGGTAAGGATGTAATGGCGGCAGCTCAAACCGGGACGGGTAAAACAGCGGGGTTTACCTTACCACTGCTACAACGGCTTTCTGATGGCGAACGTGCTCAAAACAATCAAGTCAGAGCACTGGTTTTAACCCCGACACGAGAGTTGGCGGCCCAGGTGGGAGAGAGCGTTGCAACCTATGGTAAAAACCTGCCTTTGCGATCTGCGGTTGTTTTTGGTGGTGTTAAGATCAACCCGCAAATGATGAAATTGCGTAAAGGGGTTGATGTGTTGGTTGCCACCCCTGGACGACTGCTTGATCTATATAGCCAGAACGCCATTAAGTTCAAACAACTTGAAGTGCTGGTACTCGATGAAGCTGACCGAATGCTGGATATGGGCTTTATTCACGATATTAAAAAGATCCTCGCTCTGTTACCCAAAAATCGACAAAACCTGCTGTTTTCAGCAACCTTTTCTGACGATATTCGGAAGCTGGCTAAAGGGCTGGTGAACAATCCGGTTGAGATCTCGGTTTCCCCCCCTAATACCACGGTTAAAGCGGTTGAACAGTGGGTGTACCCTGCCGATAAGTCAAAAAAGTCAGCGATGCTTATTAAGCTGGTACAGGAAAACAAATGGCAACAGGTGTTGGTCTTTAGCAAGACCAAGCACGGTGCCAACCGGTTAACCAAACAGCTGGAAAGCAAAGGTATTACCGCGGCGGCTATTCACGGCAATAAAGGTCAGGGCGCGCGCACTAGAGCGCTGGCTGACTTTAAGAGCGGTGCAGTGAGAGTGTTAGTGGCGACTGATATCGCAGCCAGAGGCTTGGATATCGACCAGTTACCACAGGTGGTTAACTTTGACTTGCCGAATGTACCCGAGGATTACGTGCACCGTATTGGCCGTACGGGTCGTGCGGGGGCTAGTGGGCAGGCGGTCTCATTGGTGTGCGCTGAAGAGCTTAAGTTATTGTCTGATATTGAACGGCTAATTGGCGAGCTGTTGCCCCGCAAAGAGATTGAAGGTTTTAAACCCGTTGAACCACTGCGCGAAACGAAGCTGAATACACGTCCGCCAAAAACCAAGAAGCCAAAGAAACCTAAAAAGCCCAGAGTAGAACACAAAGACGGGCAGCGGTCTGGTGAAAATGCCCGTGGGCATAACCCTCGACCGAAGAAATAA
- a CDS encoding DUF6160 family protein produces MKGLKKIALIAAITAASTAHADLVSLDDTEMGNTTGQAGLTIDIHSAEIKMGAVDYKDGGFISIKDITLTGGTGAFGGTGDGILNDIQIMVDVVGDGSDLGRNNMGETLIDLASQVVVGGGQVSGNYTAPVLSDGDLLISVSATDFTNLLNQVDYSLEIGSVGLGKSTEEIGNVSTGTVLVSDFKISGYFGPTEIFIDSDGGGMNISTYFNAEGSLKVPFMGVETKIAIHNSRGADKVWLAVDDKGHSMAHAQLNINKGTSAQGVAGLAIDLQNFEADIDFEDITIGGAAIGSVYMTDIKMTGSALVYGH; encoded by the coding sequence ATGAAAGGCCTGAAGAAAATAGCGTTAATAGCTGCGATAACTGCAGCGTCAACAGCTCATGCTGACTTGGTTTCGCTAGATGATACAGAAATGGGGAATACCACCGGCCAGGCGGGTTTGACCATAGATATCCACTCAGCAGAAATAAAAATGGGCGCTGTTGACTATAAAGATGGCGGTTTTATATCTATTAAAGATATAACCCTGACAGGTGGAACCGGTGCTTTTGGTGGTACGGGAGACGGCATCTTAAATGATATCCAGATTATGGTGGATGTTGTGGGTGATGGTTCCGATCTCGGCCGAAACAACATGGGGGAGACTCTCATTGACTTGGCATCTCAAGTCGTTGTTGGTGGTGGTCAGGTAAGTGGTAACTACACGGCTCCCGTGCTCTCAGATGGCGACCTGCTGATATCAGTAAGTGCTACTGACTTTACTAATCTGCTCAATCAAGTGGATTACAGCTTGGAAATAGGTTCAGTGGGGCTTGGTAAATCTACTGAAGAGATAGGTAACGTGAGCACAGGGACTGTGTTGGTTTCTGATTTTAAAATCTCAGGTTACTTTGGGCCAACTGAGATTTTCATTGATAGTGATGGTGGTGGCATGAATATTTCGACTTACTTCAATGCTGAAGGTTCTTTGAAAGTTCCTTTTATGGGGGTTGAAACCAAAATTGCCATTCATAACAGTCGTGGTGCCGACAAAGTTTGGTTGGCTGTGGATGATAAGGGGCACTCAATGGCCCACGCACAGCTTAATATAAACAAAGGAACTAGCGCACAAGGCGTTGCAGGGTTAGCTATTGATTTGCAAAACTTTGAAGCCGATATCGATTTTGAAGATATTACAATTGGTGGTGCTGCTATAGGTAGCGTCTACATGACCGATATTAAAATGACAGGTTCGGCACTGGTCTACGGACACTAG
- the rsuA gene encoding 16S rRNA pseudouridine(516) synthase RsuA, translated as MRLDKFLCTCTGLTRIQAKRVIGKGHVKVDGVVEKDQKVKINDSHEVVYDGRRLRFSGPRYIMLNKPDGAVCTSLDDDYRSIFDLFDIERVEDLMIAGRLDVDTTGLVLITDDGKWSHQITSPKKHCRKRYYAVLAEPVTDDVAQQFSEGVMLKGEKQPTLPAELEILSPKEVLLTIHEGKYHQVKRMFGAVNNRVVELHREQVGEILLDEELAPGEWRYLTQQEVDSVNHS; from the coding sequence ATGCGTCTCGATAAATTTTTATGCACCTGCACCGGGTTAACACGCATTCAAGCTAAACGAGTTATCGGTAAAGGCCATGTTAAAGTGGATGGGGTTGTTGAGAAAGACCAGAAGGTAAAGATCAATGACAGCCATGAAGTGGTATATGACGGGCGACGGCTGCGTTTCTCCGGCCCTCGTTATATTATGCTGAATAAACCTGACGGCGCAGTATGCACTTCACTGGATGATGATTACCGCTCGATATTTGATCTGTTTGATATTGAGCGAGTCGAAGATTTAATGATTGCCGGGCGCCTCGATGTTGACACCACTGGCCTGGTACTTATTACCGATGATGGCAAGTGGTCGCACCAGATTACGTCCCCTAAAAAACATTGCCGCAAACGCTATTATGCCGTTTTGGCAGAGCCGGTTACGGACGATGTGGCTCAACAATTCTCTGAAGGTGTTATGCTGAAAGGGGAAAAACAGCCAACACTCCCCGCCGAGCTGGAAATTCTATCGCCAAAAGAAGTGCTATTAACCATACACGAAGGTAAATATCATCAGGTAAAGCGCATGTTTGGTGCGGTTAATAACCGGGTTGTTGAGTTGCATCGAGAGCAAGTTGGGGAGATTCTCTTGGATGAAGAACTAGCGCCGGGTGAGTGGCGATATTTAACCCAGCAGGAAGTTGACTCGGTGAACCACTCGTAG